A DNA window from Allokutzneria albata contains the following coding sequences:
- a CDS encoding TatD family hydrolase, which translates to MSGERKGERPPLPEPLPAPAVDSHTHLDACGCVTAEDVAAAMDRANSAGVARAITVADDLAAARWAAEAATWDERVFAAVAIHPTRTSTFTDADRAELEKLAAQPKVVAIGETGLDYYWDYSPHDAQAEAFRWHIDLAKRVGKPLMIHDRDAHEDILRVLGEEGAPETVVFHCFSGDADFARRCLDAGYVLSFAGAVTFRNAKALREAALLVPAEQLLVETDAPFLTPHPFRGRPNEPYCVAYTLRDLAELRGDDLAELAAATTATAERVFRFQEVVAP; encoded by the coding sequence GTGAGCGGGGAACGCAAGGGCGAGCGCCCGCCGCTCCCGGAACCCCTCCCGGCGCCGGCCGTGGACTCGCACACCCACCTGGACGCCTGCGGCTGCGTGACCGCCGAGGACGTCGCCGCCGCGATGGACAGGGCGAACTCCGCCGGTGTCGCGCGGGCGATCACCGTCGCCGACGACCTCGCCGCCGCCCGGTGGGCCGCCGAGGCCGCGACCTGGGACGAGCGGGTCTTCGCCGCCGTCGCCATCCACCCGACCAGGACCTCGACCTTCACCGACGCCGACCGCGCCGAGCTCGAGAAGCTGGCCGCCCAGCCGAAGGTGGTCGCCATCGGCGAGACCGGGCTGGACTACTACTGGGACTACTCGCCGCACGACGCGCAGGCCGAGGCGTTCCGCTGGCACATCGACCTGGCCAAGCGGGTCGGCAAGCCGTTGATGATCCACGACCGCGACGCGCACGAGGACATCCTGCGCGTGCTCGGCGAGGAGGGCGCGCCGGAGACGGTCGTCTTCCACTGCTTCTCCGGTGACGCCGACTTCGCCCGCCGCTGCCTGGACGCCGGGTACGTGCTGTCCTTCGCGGGCGCGGTCACCTTCCGCAATGCCAAGGCGCTGCGCGAGGCCGCCCTGCTGGTCCCGGCCGAGCAGCTGCTCGTCGAGACCGATGCCCCCTTCCTCACCCCCCATCCGTTCCGCGGCAGGCCGAACGAGCCCTACTGCGTCGCGTACACCCTGCGCGACCTCGCCGAGCTGCGCGGGGACGACCTCGCCGAGCTGGCCGCCGCCACCACCGCCACCGCCGAACGGGTCTTCCGGTTCCAGGAGGTAGTCGCGCCGTGA
- a CDS encoding PadR family transcriptional regulator translates to MSATTRLVVLGAVRRYQPAHGYQIRQGLLSWRMDEWANVAPGSVYHALKSMARTGLLRVVEDERDAGNVARTVYEMTDAGEAEYRNLLRAAWIGRNRTYDSLMAATALLPDMPREELIPLLKQRITQLEADALLTESGKETVRAMGHTPLHVSELFDLTGGLAAAELAWVRTLLAKIEDGAYQGWTTA, encoded by the coding sequence ATGTCGGCGACGACGCGGCTGGTCGTGCTGGGTGCGGTGCGCAGGTACCAGCCCGCGCACGGGTACCAGATCAGGCAGGGCCTGCTGAGCTGGCGGATGGACGAGTGGGCCAACGTCGCGCCCGGCTCGGTCTACCACGCGCTGAAGTCGATGGCGCGCACCGGACTGCTGCGCGTGGTGGAGGACGAGCGCGACGCGGGCAACGTGGCGCGCACGGTCTACGAGATGACCGACGCGGGCGAGGCCGAGTACCGCAACCTGCTGCGCGCCGCGTGGATCGGGCGCAACCGGACCTACGACTCGCTGATGGCCGCGACCGCGCTGCTGCCGGACATGCCGCGCGAGGAGCTGATCCCGTTGCTGAAGCAGCGGATCACCCAGCTGGAAGCCGACGCGCTGCTCACCGAGTCCGGCAAGGAGACCGTGCGCGCCATGGGGCACACGCCGCTGCACGTCAGCGAGCTGTTCGACCTCACCGGCGGGCTGGCTGCGGCGGAGCTGGCGTGGGTGCGCACCCTGCTCGCCAAGATCGAGGACGGCGCATACCAGGGCTGGACGACCGCCTGA
- a CDS encoding daunorubicin resistance protein DrrA family ABC transporter ATP-binding protein, with product MIRVRGLTRRFAGKHGSVEAVRGVDLDVAAGELVGFLGPNGAGKTTTLRMLTTLLRPTSGQARVAGRDLLTDPDGVRRRIGYVAQSGTLAFDYPVREELEMQGRFYGLDRAKARSRCSELLAELDLGELRDRQVATLSGGQRRRLDIAMGLVHSPELLFLDEPTTGLDPTSRAALWDRIRGLRDERGMTVFLSTHYLDEADALCDRLLVIDNGVIVASGSPDELKRSVSGDAVTMTVHSGASAAGQVADGIDGTSDVAVDGDVVRLRVRRGDEALPVLLNALRDKDIELASVTVKRPTLDDVFQSVTGRSLHGEVAA from the coding sequence ATGATCAGGGTTCGCGGCCTCACCAGGCGTTTCGCCGGAAAGCACGGGTCCGTTGAAGCCGTCCGCGGCGTCGACCTGGACGTGGCAGCGGGTGAGCTCGTCGGCTTCCTCGGCCCGAACGGCGCGGGCAAGACCACGACGCTGCGCATGCTGACCACGCTGCTGCGGCCGACCAGCGGGCAGGCGCGCGTCGCCGGGCGCGACCTGCTCACCGATCCCGACGGCGTGCGCCGGCGGATCGGCTACGTCGCGCAGAGCGGCACGCTGGCCTTCGACTACCCGGTGCGCGAGGAACTGGAGATGCAGGGCCGCTTCTACGGTCTGGACCGCGCGAAAGCCAGGTCGAGGTGCTCGGAACTGCTGGCAGAACTGGATCTCGGCGAACTCCGCGATCGTCAGGTCGCGACGCTCTCCGGCGGTCAGCGACGCAGGCTCGACATCGCGATGGGCCTGGTGCACTCGCCGGAACTGCTGTTCCTCGACGAGCCGACGACGGGACTCGACCCGACCAGCCGCGCCGCGCTCTGGGACCGCATCCGCGGGCTGCGCGACGAGCGCGGCATGACCGTCTTCCTCAGCACGCACTACCTGGACGAGGCCGACGCGCTGTGCGACCGGCTCCTGGTGATCGACAACGGGGTGATCGTGGCGAGCGGCAGCCCGGACGAGCTGAAGCGCTCGGTCTCCGGGGACGCGGTCACCATGACCGTCCACAGTGGAGCGAGCGCGGCCGGTCAGGTCGCTGACGGCATCGACGGCACAAGCGATGTCGCGGTCGACGGCGACGTGGTGCGGCTGCGCGTGCGACGCGGCGACGAAGCACTGCCGGTCTTGCTGAACGCCTTGCGGGACAAAGACATCGAACTGGCTTCGGTCACGGTGAAGCGGCCGACGCTCGACGACGTCTTCCAGAGCGTCACCGGTCGTTCGCTGCACGGGGAGGTGGCGGCGTGA
- a CDS encoding ABC transporter permease gives MKLLHDSWLVCSRAMRPLWRSPLTLAFAMFQPVLFLVLFGPLLQPLGDRFGAPDGNSWQFFVPGLLVQLAILSPGMAGFGVIFEHRSGVIERMRVTPLSRTALLLGRVAKDAVTLVAQSVLLVVVGVLFGLRASVPGALLGLLLIGLVAIALAAVSNAVALRMLDREWMFAPTMSQLSVLVVLLSGLLLPMSLAPDWLRWLSVLNPLSHVVDAERALFAGRIADPVVLTGSLVAVALTAVTVLWGTRTYQRQDS, from the coding sequence GTGAAGCTGCTGCACGATTCCTGGTTGGTCTGCTCGCGCGCGATGCGCCCGCTGTGGCGCTCCCCGCTGACGCTCGCGTTCGCGATGTTCCAGCCCGTGCTGTTCCTGGTCCTGTTCGGACCGTTGCTCCAGCCGCTCGGCGACCGCTTCGGCGCTCCGGACGGCAACTCCTGGCAGTTCTTCGTGCCGGGACTCCTGGTGCAGCTGGCGATCCTCAGCCCGGGCATGGCGGGATTCGGCGTGATCTTCGAGCACCGTTCCGGGGTGATCGAGCGGATGCGGGTGACACCGCTGAGCCGGACGGCACTGCTGCTGGGCCGGGTGGCGAAGGACGCGGTGACGCTCGTCGCGCAGTCCGTGCTGCTCGTCGTCGTGGGAGTGCTGTTCGGCCTGCGCGCCTCGGTTCCCGGAGCACTCCTGGGGTTGCTGCTGATCGGCCTCGTCGCGATCGCGCTGGCCGCGGTGTCGAACGCGGTGGCGCTGCGGATGCTGGACCGCGAGTGGATGTTCGCGCCGACGATGAGCCAGCTCTCGGTGCTGGTGGTGCTGCTCTCCGGGCTGCTGCTGCCGATGAGCCTGGCCCCGGACTGGTTGCGCTGGCTGTCCGTGCTGAACCCGCTCAGTCACGTGGTGGACGCGGAGCGTGCGCTCTTCGCCGGGCGGATCGCGGATCCGGTGGTGCTGACGGGTTCCCTGGTGGCGGTGGCGCTGACCGCCGTGACCGTGTTGTGGGGCACCAGGACCTACCAGCGGCAGGATTCCTAG
- a CDS encoding aminodeoxychorismate synthase component I has product MRVVAWPLASDTAPERVFRRLSERARALGLAPPAALVGDWFGSRAVIAPTLSAEPVDDAEAFAIPGQQPSVAVTSAPADAIGGGWFGYLGYGLTDPGAWDIPRRLPNAVWGWADHVLRQDRRGRWWAEALVPDGQPAPEQLAAELIALVDRGEDPPARPWTAGHLARPSAELHMDAVRACVAAIGEGEIFQANVCSEFSAAFDGDPGEVYAAGVGRLRPIRSAYLAGEWGALSSFSPELFLSRRGSIVRSSPIKGTLPRRLPEHNGNARLLRQSTKDVAENVMIVDLVRNDLGRVCATGSVTVPELLAVRPAPGVWHLVSTVEGMLPSTVDDSELLAATFPPGSVTGAPKIRALEIVAELEATPREAYCGAIGLASPVAGTELNVVIRTLEFHGGTVRLGVGGGITADSDPAAEWQECLTKAAPIETLLATHLPTALR; this is encoded by the coding sequence GTGCGAGTCGTAGCCTGGCCCCTGGCCTCCGACACAGCGCCGGAGCGGGTGTTCCGGCGCCTGTCGGAGCGCGCGCGGGCGCTCGGCCTCGCCCCGCCCGCCGCGCTGGTCGGGGACTGGTTCGGTTCGCGGGCGGTGATCGCCCCGACGCTGTCGGCGGAGCCGGTCGACGACGCCGAGGCGTTCGCCATCCCCGGCCAGCAGCCCTCCGTCGCGGTCACCTCGGCCCCGGCTGACGCGATCGGCGGCGGCTGGTTCGGCTACCTCGGTTACGGGCTGACCGATCCGGGCGCGTGGGACATCCCCAGGCGGCTGCCGAACGCGGTGTGGGGCTGGGCCGATCACGTGCTGCGCCAGGACCGGCGCGGCCGGTGGTGGGCCGAGGCGCTGGTGCCCGACGGCCAGCCCGCACCGGAGCAGCTGGCGGCCGAGCTGATCGCGCTCGTCGACCGCGGCGAGGACCCGCCCGCGCGGCCCTGGACGGCGGGCCACCTCGCCCGGCCGTCGGCGGAGCTGCACATGGACGCCGTGCGCGCGTGCGTCGCCGCGATCGGCGAGGGGGAGATCTTCCAGGCGAACGTGTGCTCGGAGTTCTCCGCCGCGTTCGACGGCGATCCCGGCGAGGTCTACGCGGCCGGGGTCGGCAGGCTGCGGCCGATCCGATCCGCTTATCTGGCAGGCGAATGGGGCGCGCTGTCCTCGTTCTCGCCGGAGTTGTTCCTCTCCCGCAGGGGGAGCATCGTCCGGTCCAGTCCGATCAAGGGCACGCTCCCCCGCAGGCTGCCGGAGCACAACGGGAACGCGCGCCTGCTCCGACAGTCCACAAAGGACGTAGCGGAGAACGTGATGATCGTGGACCTGGTGCGCAACGACCTCGGCAGGGTCTGCGCGACGGGCAGCGTCACCGTCCCCGAACTGCTCGCCGTCCGCCCGGCACCGGGGGTGTGGCACCTCGTGTCCACTGTGGAGGGAATGCTTCCGTCCACAGTGGACGACAGTGAGCTGCTGGCGGCGACCTTCCCGCCCGGCTCGGTCACCGGGGCCCCCAAGATCCGCGCACTGGAGATCGTCGCGGAGCTGGAGGCGACCCCGCGCGAGGCCTACTGCGGCGCGATCGGGCTGGCCTCCCCCGTCGCGGGCACGGAGCTGAACGTGGTCATCAGGACGCTGGAGTTCCACGGCGGCACCGTGCGCCTCGGCGTCGGCGGCGGCATCACCGCGGACTCCGATCCGGCCGCGGAGTGGCAGGAATGCCTGACCAAGGCGGCCCCGATCGAGACCCTGCTCGCCACCCACCTCCCCACGGCCCTCCGCTGA
- a CDS encoding inositol monophosphatase family protein, with protein MSELDLDIERRISWPVPEPELSDDIHPALADAVRAAATAYRASRHRFGRDDLAVVVAQGADGTPTMRVDELVENAIAEAATRHGVNLLSEEVGFLDNGSATTLVLDPIDGSANAAAGVPLSCVAGVVAVDGVATEAVTCWLDTGRVWWAKAGEPTPYRTTGRTSVEGSELCLLRPKPGSRDAWMRVASRADRVRVLGTTALECALVAEGSVDGFADPGSDTHRIMDLAAALVTVPAAGGVVLDAFGRPFVLDPDLSRRWSGVAAATPALAEELLALIAG; from the coding sequence GTGAGCGAACTGGACCTGGACATCGAACGCCGCATCTCCTGGCCGGTCCCAGAGCCCGAGTTGTCCGACGACATCCACCCCGCGCTCGCCGACGCCGTGCGGGCGGCCGCGACCGCCTACCGCGCGTCGAGGCACCGGTTCGGCAGGGACGATCTTGCCGTCGTGGTGGCCCAAGGGGCGGACGGCACGCCGACGATGCGCGTGGACGAACTCGTGGAGAACGCGATCGCCGAGGCCGCGACCCGGCACGGGGTCAACCTGCTCAGCGAGGAGGTCGGGTTCCTGGACAACGGCTCGGCCACCACCCTGGTGCTCGACCCGATCGACGGTTCGGCGAACGCGGCCGCCGGGGTGCCGTTGTCCTGCGTCGCGGGGGTGGTCGCGGTGGACGGTGTGGCGACCGAGGCGGTCACCTGCTGGCTGGACACCGGGCGCGTGTGGTGGGCCAAGGCCGGGGAGCCGACGCCGTACCGGACCACCGGGCGGACGTCCGTCGAGGGTTCGGAGCTGTGCCTGCTGCGGCCCAAGCCGGGCTCGCGGGACGCGTGGATGCGGGTGGCCTCGCGCGCCGACCGGGTCCGGGTGCTCGGCACGACGGCGCTGGAGTGCGCGTTGGTGGCGGAGGGCTCGGTGGACGGTTTCGCCGATCCGGGCTCGGACACCCACCGGATCATGGACCTGGCCGCGGCGCTGGTGACCGTGCCCGCGGCGGGTGGCGTGGTGCTCGACGCCTTCGGCCGCCCGTTCGTCCTCGACCCGGACCTCTCCCGTCGCTGGTCCGGCGTCGCCGCCGCCACTCCCGCGCTCGCGGAGGAGCTCCTCGCCCTCATCGCGGGCTGA